Proteins co-encoded in one Desulfitibacter alkalitolerans DSM 16504 genomic window:
- a CDS encoding energy-coupling factor transporter transmembrane component T family protein — MIKGISIGNYYAGNSVVHKLDPRIKIIFGLGLIISLFLINNYLILLWITGVYTILVVLSGLSVRYIFKGLKPIFIIIFFTFFIHIFFTPGDAVAYLGPISITKEGLDRGVFMAFRLILLIGVSVLLTATTPPLRLTDGLQNLLSPLKRVKVPTSELALMVSIALRFIPTFISETERIIKAQSSRGVDFYSGGLKERLENLVPILVPLFISSFKRAEDLAVAMEARCYRGEEGRTRLYPLKYTAVDLIAFGVLVIYIGVVIVLRNM; from the coding sequence ATGATTAAGGGTATCTCTATTGGAAACTATTATGCAGGTAACTCAGTTGTTCATAAATTAGATCCCAGAATTAAAATAATTTTTGGATTAGGACTTATTATTTCATTATTTTTAATAAATAACTATTTAATCTTACTATGGATTACAGGTGTGTATACTATTTTAGTAGTTTTATCTGGATTGTCAGTTAGATATATTTTTAAGGGTTTAAAACCAATATTTATAATTATTTTCTTTACATTTTTTATACATATATTTTTTACTCCAGGAGATGCAGTTGCCTACCTAGGACCCATCAGCATTACAAAAGAAGGCCTGGACAGGGGTGTATTTATGGCCTTTAGGCTAATCCTTTTAATTGGGGTTTCAGTATTATTAACTGCTACAACACCTCCCCTAAGGCTAACTGATGGCTTACAGAACCTATTGTCTCCTCTAAAGAGAGTGAAGGTTCCTACAAGTGAGCTGGCACTTATGGTAAGCATTGCCCTTAGATTTATACCAACCTTTATTTCGGAGACTGAAAGAATTATTAAAGCTCAATCTTCTAGAGGAGTTGACTTTTATTCAGGAGGTTTAAAAGAGCGATTGGAAAACCTTGTTCCCATATTAGTTCCCTTATTTATCAGTTCATTTAAAAGGGCTGAGGATCTGGCAGTTGCAATGGAAGCCAGATGTTACAGGGGAGAGGAAGGCAGGACAAGACTGTATCCTTTAAAATATACTGCTGTTGATTTAATAGCTTTTGGGGTGCTGGTAATCTATATTGGTGTTGTAATTGTTTTGAGAAATATGTAG
- a CDS encoding energy-coupling factor transporter ATPase, translated as MQIRFENVSFTYDQSSNAPQMAIEDINLEINQGEYVCITGPTGSGKSTLIQHINGLLKPTQGRVLIDGQQLAYKGHGLQEIRKKVGLLFQFPEDQLFEETIERDICFGPKKLGIKHEEINSRLKKVMGHVGLPYEVYKDVSPMKISGGQKRRAALACTLITEPEILILDEPTAGLDPGGKNEILKLIKDLNHSGRTIIKITHDLEDIAQFATRVIIMHQGKIILDHKPQEAFTQIDILNSIRMSSTEPFYISKELKKRGWSMTSKIITWEELEKEIFSIWQKKKEKNKND; from the coding sequence ATGCAAATCAGATTTGAAAATGTAAGCTTTACCTATGATCAAAGTTCAAATGCTCCACAAATGGCAATAGAAGATATAAACCTGGAGATCAATCAAGGAGAGTATGTTTGCATCACCGGCCCAACAGGCTCAGGTAAATCCACCTTAATTCAGCATATTAATGGCCTGCTAAAGCCTACCCAGGGAAGGGTGCTCATAGACGGTCAACAGCTAGCCTATAAAGGCCACGGCTTACAAGAAATCAGAAAAAAGGTAGGGCTGTTGTTTCAATTTCCAGAAGATCAATTATTTGAAGAAACCATTGAAAGGGATATCTGTTTTGGCCCCAAAAAGTTGGGAATAAAACATGAAGAGATCAACTCTAGACTTAAAAAGGTTATGGGTCATGTTGGACTGCCATATGAAGTATATAAAGATGTGTCTCCTATGAAAATCAGTGGTGGTCAAAAAAGAAGGGCCGCCCTGGCATGCACCTTGATAACAGAACCGGAAATACTCATCCTGGATGAACCTACAGCAGGGCTTGATCCAGGGGGAAAGAATGAAATATTGAAATTAATTAAAGACCTGAACCATTCGGGGAGAACAATTATTAAAATTACCCATGATCTGGAGGACATTGCCCAATTTGCCACCAGGGTAATAATCATGCACCAAGGAAAGATTATACTTGACCACAAGCCGCAAGAAGCTTTTACCCAGATAGATATCCTAAACAGTATTAGAATGTCTTCTACAGAGCCCTTTTATATTTCAAAGGAATTAAAAAAACGAGGTTGGAGCATGACTTCTAAGATTATAACATGGGAAGAACTGGAGAAAGAAATATTTAGCATCTGGCAAAAAAAGAAAGAGAAAAATAAAAATGATTAA